Proteins found in one Paucidesulfovibrio longus DSM 6739 genomic segment:
- a CDS encoding adenylyl-sulfate kinase: MAKQRPESGWAVWITGLPGSGKSTLADALADRLAASGRDVILLRMDERRKAYFPKPEYTPEERENAYARFAAEAAGLVAKGRGVILDGTAHRLRWRRLARQRIARFAEIYLRCPLETAMQREAERPEGLVMAGLYAKALERRRTGVEIEGLGDVVGVDAPFELDPEAECVIDVDAANREAVVESALLFLDRWLPEVEEP, encoded by the coding sequence ATGGCGAAGCAGCGGCCGGAATCAGGGTGGGCGGTCTGGATCACGGGCTTGCCCGGCAGCGGGAAAAGCACGCTGGCCGATGCCCTGGCGGATCGTCTGGCCGCGTCCGGACGCGACGTGATCCTGCTGCGCATGGACGAGCGCAGGAAAGCGTATTTTCCCAAGCCGGAATACACCCCGGAAGAGCGGGAGAATGCTTACGCCCGTTTCGCAGCGGAGGCGGCCGGGCTCGTGGCCAAGGGCCGGGGCGTGATTCTCGACGGCACGGCGCATCGCCTGCGGTGGCGCAGGCTCGCCCGGCAGCGGATCGCGCGGTTCGCTGAAATTTACTTGCGTTGTCCCCTGGAAACGGCGATGCAGCGCGAGGCCGAGCGTCCGGAAGGATTGGTCATGGCCGGACTGTATGCCAAGGCTTTGGAACGCCGCCGGACAGGCGTCGAAATCGAGGGCCTGGGGGACGTGGTCGGCGTGGACGCCCCCTTTGAGCTGGACCCGGAAGCCGAGTGCGTCATCGATGTGGACGCGGCGAATCGGGAAGCGGTGGTGGAGTCGGCCTTGCTGTTTCTGGACCGCTGGCTGCCCGAAGTTGAAGAACCTTGA
- a CDS encoding phosphotransferase family protein — protein MIELTSARLDSFVKAAFGGNARLVDYGDLASLDKQGMKRFGYGKPLLLRYEVDGEPHEGVLSVMRGDKYGHQFYWDRASVLMFQFETSAAMPRHVRPLGLGYVDAAGNLVPLRGPREFFILNEKLEGYDYYHDLERIRGGGMVPLDVENVRALARWLAEVHSVKKDDPDLYFRRVRDLVGSSECIMGLVDEAFPHPYSEYPDERFQALERGVLDWRWKLKGYAHRLAAVHGDLHPWNVLVDGRGGFSVLDRSRGEWGEPAGDLATLAINYLLFGLYDKPRLQGDFERLYRVWFEEYLERTSDDEALEVIAPFFVFRALVIASPEWYPSHPPEVRRGLFRFMENVLREERFDWERINRYME, from the coding sequence ATGATCGAGCTGACGTCGGCCCGGCTGGACTCCTTCGTCAAGGCGGCTTTCGGCGGGAACGCCAGGCTTGTGGATTACGGCGATCTCGCCTCGTTGGACAAGCAGGGCATGAAGCGTTTCGGCTACGGCAAGCCCCTGCTGCTGCGGTACGAAGTGGACGGAGAGCCTCACGAGGGAGTGCTCTCGGTCATGCGCGGCGACAAGTACGGCCATCAGTTTTACTGGGACCGGGCGTCGGTGCTGATGTTCCAGTTCGAGACCTCCGCCGCCATGCCGCGCCACGTCCGGCCGCTTGGGCTCGGTTATGTGGACGCGGCGGGAAATCTGGTGCCGCTGCGCGGCCCCCGGGAATTCTTCATCCTCAACGAGAAGCTCGAAGGCTACGATTATTACCACGACCTGGAGCGCATTCGCGGCGGAGGGATGGTGCCGCTGGACGTGGAAAACGTCCGGGCGCTGGCCCGCTGGCTGGCGGAAGTGCATTCTGTGAAGAAGGACGATCCCGATCTCTATTTTCGCCGTGTCCGTGATCTCGTGGGATCAAGCGAATGCATCATGGGACTTGTGGACGAAGCCTTTCCCCACCCGTACTCCGAATATCCCGATGAACGGTTCCAGGCTTTGGAACGCGGCGTGCTGGACTGGCGCTGGAAGCTGAAAGGCTATGCGCATCGGCTCGCGGCCGTGCACGGCGACCTGCATCCCTGGAACGTGCTCGTGGACGGGAGGGGGGGCTTTTCCGTGCTGGACCGCAGCCGGGGCGAATGGGGCGAGCCTGCGGGCGATCTGGCCACGCTGGCCATCAACTATCTGCTCTTCGGGCTGTACGACAAACCCCGGCTGCAAGGCGATTTCGAGCGCCTCTACCGCGTCTGGTTCGAGGAATATCTGGAACGCACGAGCGACGACGAAGCCCTGGAGGTCATCGCGCCCTTCTTCGTCTTCCGCGCCCTGGTAATCGCCTCTCCGGAGTGGTATCCGTCCCATCCTCCCGAGGTCCGCCGGGGGCTGTTCCGGTTCATGGAGAACGTGTTGCGGGAGGAGCGCTTCGATTGGGAGCGCATCAATCGATACATGGAGTAG
- a CDS encoding carbohydrate kinase family protein → MQIYISGSLAIDRIMTFPGRFQDHILPDKIHILNVCFLVDGLEERFGGTAGNIAYNLALLGEKPLILSCVGKDFDNYRAWLEKHGLPMDGVRVVENDFTASAYITTDKSDNQITGFNPAAMRNPCGYDVLKADPASGMAIVSPGNVEDMIELPRKYRAMGMPYVFDPGQQITALTGEQLLEAITGAAILASNDYELEMIMKATGLDKAQLLEKVGAIVTTLGEQGSSVLRKGEAVQIPVCPAAKVADPTGAGDAFRAGMLRGISQGLDLPDACRIGAVCAAYCVERKGTQEHSFSPAEFKARYEATFGPM, encoded by the coding sequence GTGCAGATTTATATTTCCGGCTCCCTGGCCATAGACCGCATCATGACTTTTCCGGGAAGGTTTCAGGACCACATCCTGCCCGACAAGATCCACATCCTGAACGTCTGCTTTCTTGTGGACGGTTTGGAAGAGCGGTTCGGCGGCACTGCCGGCAACATCGCCTACAACCTGGCCCTGCTGGGTGAGAAGCCGCTGATCCTCTCCTGCGTGGGCAAGGATTTCGACAACTACCGGGCCTGGCTCGAAAAGCACGGTCTGCCCATGGACGGGGTCCGCGTCGTGGAGAACGATTTCACGGCCAGCGCCTATATCACCACGGACAAGTCGGACAACCAGATCACGGGATTCAACCCGGCGGCCATGCGCAATCCTTGCGGATACGACGTGCTCAAGGCCGATCCCGCGTCGGGCATGGCCATCGTTTCGCCGGGCAACGTCGAGGACATGATCGAACTGCCGCGCAAGTATCGCGCCATGGGCATGCCCTACGTCTTCGACCCCGGTCAGCAGATCACCGCGCTGACGGGCGAGCAGTTGCTGGAGGCGATCACGGGCGCGGCCATCCTGGCCTCCAACGACTACGAGCTGGAAATGATCATGAAGGCCACCGGCCTGGACAAGGCCCAGCTGCTTGAGAAGGTCGGGGCCATCGTGACCACGCTCGGCGAACAGGGCTCCAGCGTCCTGCGCAAGGGCGAAGCCGTGCAGATTCCCGTCTGCCCGGCGGCCAAGGTCGCCGACCCCACCGGCGCGGGAGACGCGTTCCGGGCCGGAATGCTCCGGGGCATCTCCCAGGGGCTGGACCTGCCGGACGCCTGCCGGATCGGGGCCGTCTGTGCGGCCTACTGCGTCGAACGCAAGGGCACGCAGGAGCATTCTTTTTCCCCGGCGGAGTTCAAAGCCCGCTACGAAGCGACTTTCGGCCCCATGTAG
- the cutA gene encoding divalent-cation tolerance protein CutA, whose protein sequence is MDACRLVYITAPDMAQAERIGAAIVERRLAACVNILPGMRSLYHWQGKVEQGEEVVVIAKTRAELVDRLTEAVVELHPYECPCVVSLRIESGHPAFLRWISEETS, encoded by the coding sequence ATGGACGCCTGCCGTCTCGTCTACATCACGGCGCCGGATATGGCCCAGGCCGAGCGCATCGGCGCGGCGATCGTGGAGCGCCGTCTCGCCGCCTGCGTGAACATCCTGCCGGGCATGCGTTCGCTGTATCACTGGCAAGGGAAGGTGGAACAGGGGGAAGAGGTCGTGGTCATCGCCAAGACGCGCGCCGAGCTGGTGGACAGGCTCACCGAGGCCGTGGTCGAGCTGCATCCCTATGAATGCCCCTGCGTCGTGTCCCTGCGTATCGAGAGCGGCCATCCGGCCTTCCTGCGCTGGATCAGCGAGGAAACATCCTGA
- the nth gene encoding endonuclease III, which produces MNKKQKAAEIFRRLEKRYPAPEPALDWTNAWELLVATVLAAQCTDERVNKVTPGLFARWPSIRDMAAADVGEVEEAVRSTGFFRNKAKNLVASARLVMDEFQGQVPRSMAELVRLPGVARKTANIVLSNAYGVHEGIAVDTHVKRLTFRLGLTANTDPVRIEKDLMPLFPREAWGDINHFLVYFGREVCKAQKPRCAECELEDLCPKKGVK; this is translated from the coding sequence ATGAACAAGAAACAAAAGGCCGCAGAAATCTTCCGGCGACTGGAAAAGCGCTACCCCGCGCCCGAACCCGCGCTGGACTGGACGAACGCCTGGGAACTGCTCGTTGCCACCGTCCTGGCCGCGCAGTGCACGGACGAACGGGTCAACAAGGTCACGCCGGGGCTGTTCGCCCGCTGGCCGTCCATCCGGGACATGGCCGCCGCCGACGTGGGCGAAGTGGAGGAAGCCGTACGCTCCACCGGATTTTTCCGCAACAAGGCCAAAAACCTCGTGGCCTCGGCCCGGCTGGTCATGGATGAATTCCAGGGGCAGGTGCCCCGCAGCATGGCCGAACTGGTGCGCCTGCCCGGCGTGGCCCGCAAGACCGCCAACATCGTGCTTTCCAATGCCTACGGCGTGCACGAGGGCATCGCCGTGGACACCCACGTCAAGCGGCTGACCTTCCGCCTGGGCCTGACGGCGAACACCGATCCCGTGCGCATCGAAAAAGACCTCATGCCGCTCTTTCCGCGCGAGGCATGGGGAGACATCAACCATTTCCTGGTCTATTTCGGCCGCGAGGTCTGCAAGGCGCAGAAACCGCGCTGCGCCGAATGCGAGCTCGAAGACCTCTGTCCGAAAAAGGGAGTCAAGTAA
- the tgt gene encoding tRNA guanosine(34) transglycosylase Tgt → MTAPGDFTIHARDGQARRATLVTAHGEIQTPVFMPVGTQGSVKAVGPDDLENAHAQIILGNTYHLYLRPGDELVARRGGLHRFANWKKPILTDSGGFQVFSLATIRTISEKGVEFRSYLDGSKHFFSPEKVVSIQQNLGSDIMMVLDECVGYGADREYTARSLERTTRWARRCREAHAPGQNGQLLFGIVQGGFFEDLRDESLAQLAEIPFEGYAIGGLSVGESTEEMYRILNHIGPKMPDDKPRYLMGVGTPLDILEGIAAGVDMFDCVLPTRNARNGTLFTSEGKVNIKRAEFREDDAPLDPACDCYTCRNFSRAYLRHLYTAREILSYRLNSIHNIAFFLDLARQAREAIEKGRFQQLKARYQDIYGRDGRDAPKGGAQHKPKKRFG, encoded by the coding sequence ATGACCGCGCCGGGCGACTTCACCATTCACGCCCGCGACGGGCAGGCCCGCCGCGCCACCCTTGTCACGGCGCACGGAGAAATCCAGACCCCGGTGTTCATGCCCGTCGGCACCCAGGGTTCGGTCAAGGCCGTGGGCCCCGACGACCTGGAAAACGCGCACGCCCAGATCATTCTCGGCAACACCTACCACCTCTACCTGCGCCCCGGCGACGAACTCGTGGCCCGGCGCGGCGGTCTGCACCGCTTCGCCAACTGGAAAAAGCCGATCCTCACCGACTCCGGCGGATTTCAGGTCTTCAGCCTGGCCACGATCCGGACCATCAGCGAAAAAGGGGTGGAATTCCGGTCGTACCTCGACGGCTCCAAGCATTTCTTCTCCCCGGAGAAAGTGGTTTCCATCCAACAGAACCTCGGCTCGGACATCATGATGGTTCTGGACGAATGCGTGGGCTACGGCGCGGACCGCGAATACACCGCCCGTTCCCTGGAGCGGACCACACGCTGGGCACGGCGCTGCCGCGAGGCCCACGCGCCCGGCCAAAACGGCCAGCTTCTCTTCGGCATCGTCCAGGGCGGATTCTTCGAGGATCTGCGCGACGAAAGCCTGGCCCAGCTCGCGGAAATCCCCTTCGAGGGCTACGCCATCGGCGGGCTGTCCGTGGGCGAATCAACGGAGGAGATGTACCGCATCCTGAACCACATCGGCCCGAAGATGCCGGACGACAAGCCCCGCTACCTCATGGGCGTGGGCACCCCCCTGGACATTCTGGAAGGCATCGCCGCGGGCGTGGACATGTTCGACTGCGTGCTGCCCACCCGCAACGCGCGCAACGGCACGCTCTTCACGTCGGAGGGCAAGGTGAACATCAAGCGGGCCGAGTTCCGCGAGGACGACGCGCCCCTGGACCCGGCCTGCGATTGCTATACCTGCCGGAACTTCTCCCGCGCCTATCTGCGCCACCTCTACACCGCGCGGGAAATTCTCTCCTACCGCCTGAACTCCATCCACAACATCGCCTTCTTCCTGGACCTTGCCCGGCAGGCCCGCGAGGCCATCGAGAAGGGACGGTTCCAGCAATTGAAGGCGCGCTATCAGGACATCTACGGCAGGGACGGGCGCGACGCGCCCAAGGGCGGCGCGCAGCACAAGCCCAAAAAACGTTTCGGCTAG
- a CDS encoding YdcF family protein, with the protein MKRTLALLLQATGAATLLGALAFCVLMAFAGQWLQVDDGPAKADYILPLAGDGNRIIHAAGLYHQGWAPKVLASLAHVYPPTPMDALQKRMGYPQYGSQREWYAAIFAALDVPPEAVEFFGTGHISTVEEAEALRKHLDAAPVRLLLVTSPYHARRAKTIFEDVYPEAEIRMIVSPDESFRERWWEDQHSAQMVVLETAKTLHYLLGGAYRSTDPAQ; encoded by the coding sequence ATGAAGCGGACGCTCGCCCTCCTGCTCCAGGCCACCGGCGCGGCCACCCTGCTCGGCGCGCTCGCCTTCTGCGTGCTGATGGCTTTTGCCGGGCAGTGGCTCCAGGTGGACGACGGTCCGGCCAAGGCCGACTACATCCTGCCGCTGGCCGGGGACGGCAACCGCATCATCCACGCCGCCGGGCTCTACCACCAGGGGTGGGCCCCGAAAGTGCTGGCAAGCCTGGCCCACGTCTATCCGCCCACGCCCATGGACGCGCTCCAGAAACGCATGGGCTATCCGCAATACGGCTCCCAGCGCGAATGGTATGCCGCGATCTTCGCGGCGCTGGACGTACCTCCCGAAGCGGTCGAGTTCTTCGGCACCGGCCACATCTCCACCGTGGAAGAGGCCGAAGCACTGCGGAAGCACCTGGACGCGGCCCCGGTGCGGCTCCTGCTCGTGACCTCGCCCTACCACGCCCGCCGGGCCAAGACGATCTTCGAGGACGTCTACCCGGAAGCGGAAATCAGGATGATCGTCTCACCGGACGAATCCTTCAGGGAACGCTGGTGGGAGGACCAGCATTCGGCCCAGATGGTCGTGCTGGAAACGGCCAAAACCCTCCATTACCTTTTGGGCGGCGCATACCGCTCCACGGACCCGGCGCAATAA
- a CDS encoding thioredoxin domain-containing protein, producing MTKARNAQPRNELARETSPYLLQHADNPVHWLPWGDRAFALAREQDKPVLLSIGYSACHWCHVMAHESFEDEATAALLNEHFVCVKVDREERPDVDDLYMTVCQLMTGSGGWPLTLALTPDRKAFFATTFVPRESRGGRLGMKELLPRLGEAWRTQRQAVLDAAERTTAAVADLAAASSSGDAGTTSSLPGDEVSAQAARELESRFDAEHGGFGDAPKFPSPHVLLFLLREHARTGNPALLDMVLRTLRGMRRGGVYDQLGYGLHRYSTDERWLLPHFEKMLYDQALLTLAALEAFQASGEEEFAALAREVISYVRRDLTSPEGTFHTAEDADSEGEEGRFYVWARAQLDDILGPEDGALAARVFGVEPGGNFQDEATRRSTGTNILHLPLPLADLARRENMPLPVLASRMESIRTRLLATRQERVRPGLDSKVLTDMNGLMLAALARGARVLNDPDLLRAAETAAAALLRSRLRESGLLHCLRGDDAEPVPGLLDDYAFLAWGLLELHEASLNSLWLEHARSLAGIIRERFEDREQGGFWLTPVDHRELPVRRKDAYDGATPSGNSVAAWVLLRLSVLSGEPHLRESGIGVLRAYAGQLRQHPSGFAFLLCALSDALRPPLRVALPRNADARAGFENALRTRYLPGMVLTVADDQNSSDAAQVCRDTTCLAPVRTPGDLLRVLSDRHPPRD from the coding sequence ATGACCAAAGCCCGAAATGCCCAGCCCCGCAACGAGCTGGCTCGCGAAACCAGCCCATACCTGCTCCAGCACGCGGACAATCCCGTGCACTGGCTGCCCTGGGGCGACCGGGCCTTTGCGCTGGCCCGCGAACAGGACAAGCCCGTCCTGCTCTCCATCGGCTATTCCGCCTGCCACTGGTGCCACGTCATGGCCCATGAGTCCTTTGAGGACGAAGCGACCGCCGCCCTGCTCAACGAGCATTTCGTCTGCGTGAAGGTGGACCGCGAAGAGCGTCCCGACGTGGACGATCTCTACATGACCGTCTGCCAGTTGATGACCGGATCGGGCGGCTGGCCCCTGACTCTGGCCCTGACCCCTGACCGGAAGGCTTTCTTCGCAACGACCTTTGTCCCGCGTGAAAGCCGCGGCGGACGTCTGGGCATGAAGGAACTGCTCCCCCGACTCGGCGAAGCATGGCGGACGCAGCGCCAGGCCGTGCTGGACGCGGCGGAACGGACCACGGCTGCCGTCGCGGACCTCGCAGCCGCTTCCTCATCCGGGGACGCCGGAACAACAAGCTCCCTGCCCGGCGATGAAGTATCGGCGCAGGCCGCACGCGAGCTGGAATCCCGCTTCGACGCCGAGCACGGCGGATTCGGCGACGCGCCCAAGTTTCCTTCCCCGCATGTGCTGCTGTTCCTGCTCCGCGAACACGCCCGCACCGGCAATCCCGCGCTCCTGGACATGGTTCTGCGCACCCTTCGGGGCATGCGGCGCGGCGGCGTCTACGACCAGCTCGGCTACGGGCTGCACCGCTACTCCACGGACGAACGCTGGCTGCTGCCGCACTTCGAAAAGATGCTCTACGACCAAGCCCTGCTGACCCTTGCCGCCCTGGAAGCCTTCCAAGCCTCCGGAGAGGAGGAATTCGCCGCCCTCGCGCGGGAGGTCATCAGCTACGTGCGGCGAGATCTGACCTCGCCGGAAGGAACCTTCCACACGGCGGAAGACGCGGACTCCGAGGGGGAGGAGGGACGCTTCTACGTCTGGGCGCGAGCGCAGCTCGACGACATCCTCGGCCCGGAGGACGGCGCCTTGGCAGCGCGGGTCTTCGGAGTCGAACCGGGCGGGAATTTCCAGGACGAGGCCACCAGACGTTCCACAGGAACGAACATCCTGCATCTGCCCCTGCCCCTTGCGGACCTCGCGCGGCGGGAAAACATGCCGCTCCCTGTCCTCGCCTCCCGCATGGAATCCATCCGCACGCGGCTTCTGGCAACGCGGCAGGAGCGCGTCCGGCCGGGGCTGGACAGCAAGGTGCTCACGGACATGAACGGGCTGATGCTTGCGGCTCTGGCTCGGGGAGCACGCGTGCTGAACGATCCAGACCTGCTTCGCGCCGCGGAAACGGCGGCCGCAGCGCTTCTGCGCTCCCGCCTGCGGGAGAGCGGCCTGCTGCATTGCCTGCGCGGCGACGACGCCGAACCCGTGCCGGGATTGCTGGACGACTACGCATTTCTGGCCTGGGGACTGCTGGAACTGCACGAGGCAAGCCTGAACTCGCTCTGGCTGGAACACGCCCGCTCGCTGGCGGGAATCATCAGGGAAAGGTTCGAAGACAGGGAACAAGGCGGATTTTGGCTGACGCCCGTCGATCATCGGGAACTGCCCGTCCGGCGCAAGGACGCCTACGACGGAGCCACGCCTTCCGGCAACTCCGTGGCCGCCTGGGTGCTCTTGCGGCTTTCCGTCCTGAGCGGCGAACCGCACCTGCGGGAAAGCGGGATCGGCGTCCTGCGGGCCTATGCCGGGCAACTCCGGCAACACCCCTCCGGCTTCGCGTTTCTGCTCTGCGCCCTGAGCGACGCGCTGCGTCCGCCCCTGCGTGTCGCGCTGCCCCGAAACGCCGACGCCAGGGCCGGGTTCGAAAACGCCCTGCGGACGCGCTATCTGCCCGGCATGGTGCTGACCGTCGCGGACGATCAGAATTCGTCGGACGCCGCGCAGGTCTGCCGCGACACGACCTGCCTCGCTCCTGTCAGGACGCCGGGAGATCTGCTCCGGGTGCTGTCGGACAGACATCCGCCTCGCGACTGA
- a CDS encoding YihY/virulence factor BrkB family protein, producing MSDKGLGRIVSQIFHWFTVDIWDDGSKRQASRLSAFSRWIYLVFKGFLGNQCLIRSGALTFTTMLSIVPLLAVAFSIAKGFGLQNSEFIHDLLSRMASGNEQVVKSIIGYIDNTNVKTLGWMGVAFLLVTVFSMVSSVEQAFNTIWGVKRGRSPWRKFTDFFSVILIMPVIFIVATSTTVTVQKSDIVQRVMEVSGLGWLESLMLKSAPLALLWLAFTFMYSYVPNTKVSLKSAALGGAVAAILWQLSQGAYIRWQMGFNNYNAIYGSFAQLPLFLIWMYIGWIIVLFGAEMCVAVQHLRRFTKQQFIRKASLVQRQKLAVIMMLLTVRPFREGCVLPDVDEISDRLMIPREMVVELFGQMASAGLCAPSEDEDDLRFYPAMQPELIRITDVQRAVVSGGDEEGAGEDFGFVDEAFDSLASAAYNDPANATLADYSSRLSREADVCPTAPGADLPAS from the coding sequence ATGAGCGACAAGGGACTGGGCAGGATTGTCTCGCAAATCTTTCACTGGTTCACGGTGGACATCTGGGACGACGGCAGCAAGCGTCAAGCGAGCAGGCTTTCCGCTTTTTCCCGCTGGATTTATCTCGTCTTCAAGGGATTCCTCGGCAACCAGTGCCTGATTCGATCCGGCGCGCTGACCTTCACCACCATGCTCTCCATCGTTCCGTTGCTGGCCGTGGCGTTTTCCATCGCCAAGGGATTCGGCCTGCAAAACTCCGAATTCATACACGACCTGCTCAGCCGCATGGCTTCCGGCAACGAACAGGTCGTGAAATCCATCATCGGCTATATCGACAACACCAATGTCAAGACCCTGGGCTGGATGGGCGTGGCGTTTTTGCTCGTCACCGTCTTTTCCATGGTTTCCAGCGTGGAGCAGGCCTTCAACACCATCTGGGGCGTCAAGCGGGGTAGAAGTCCCTGGCGCAAGTTCACGGATTTCTTTTCCGTAATCCTGATCATGCCCGTGATCTTCATCGTTGCCACCAGCACCACGGTGACGGTGCAGAAAAGCGACATCGTCCAGCGCGTCATGGAGGTGTCCGGACTCGGATGGCTGGAGAGCCTGATGCTCAAATCCGCACCGCTGGCGCTCCTCTGGCTCGCCTTTACGTTCATGTATTCCTATGTGCCGAACACCAAGGTCAGCCTGAAGAGCGCGGCCCTGGGAGGAGCCGTGGCCGCGATTTTGTGGCAGCTCTCCCAGGGAGCCTACATCCGCTGGCAGATGGGCTTCAACAACTACAACGCCATCTACGGCAGCTTCGCGCAGTTGCCGCTCTTTTTGATCTGGATGTACATCGGCTGGATCATCGTGCTGTTCGGGGCGGAAATGTGCGTGGCCGTGCAGCATTTGCGTCGGTTCACGAAGCAGCAGTTCATCCGCAAGGCCAGCCTCGTGCAGCGCCAAAAGCTGGCCGTGATCATGATGCTCCTGACGGTGCGCCCGTTTCGGGAGGGATGCGTCCTGCCGGATGTGGACGAGATTTCCGACCGCCTGATGATTCCTCGCGAGATGGTCGTGGAGCTTTTCGGGCAGATGGCTTCCGCGGGCCTTTGCGCTCCGTCCGAAGACGAGGATGACCTGCGTTTCTATCCTGCCATGCAGCCGGAACTCATCAGGATTACGGACGTGCAGCGCGCCGTTGTCTCCGGGGGGGACGAGGAAGGCGCGGGCGAGGATTTCGGCTTCGTGGACGAAGCGTTCGATTCCCTTGCCTCGGCCGCCTACAACGACCCCGCCAATGCGACCCTGGCCGATTATTCCTCGCGCCTCAGTCGCGAGGCGGATGTCTGTCCGACAGCACCCGGAGCAGATCTCCCGGCGTCCTGA